The following proteins are encoded in a genomic region of Maniola jurtina chromosome 17, ilManJurt1.1, whole genome shotgun sequence:
- the LOC123873895 gene encoding integumentary mucin C.1-like, with protein MTYSYLFRFSFLFCSTICLTVSSSSLLRQDVKIGSFGGIASLCKDDNLVFARSRKLFCIICKGFDASCFSTTSTTTTSTPSTSTTTSSTTPASTTTSSTTTPASTTSSTTTTTTEAPPTE; from the exons ATGACATACTCGTATTTGTTTAGATTTTCATTCCTCTTTTGCTCAACAATTTGCTTGACGGTTTCTTCCTCGTCGCTGCTGAGACAAG aTGTGAAAATCGGCAGTTTCGGCGGCATAGCCAGCTTATGCAAGGACGACAACCTCGTTTTCGCTAGAAGCAGAAAG ctCTTTTGTATAATCTGCAAGGGTTTTGACGCATCATGCTTCAGTACTACATCGACTACTACAACAAGCACGCCATCTACTTCAACGACTACAAGTTCAACTACTCCCGCTTCAACTACGACTAGTAGTACCACGACTCCTGCTTCTACGACTAGTTCAACTACCACAACTACTACCGAAGCACCACCAACCGaatga